Proteins from a single region of Dysosmobacter acutus:
- a CDS encoding SpoIIIAH-like family protein → MVVATVLLFVCAAVYLNWKYAGNVADPGEAVETKTLGESTLVSKTETDGGPTDEAAVYGEGSDYFATARLTRQQARDNALNLLKEASEEESADQETLNAASEGIQALASYTLQEAQIENLVTAKGYTDCVAFMGAESLSVVVATPDAGELSAQDVAKITDIAMTETGYKADQIKIMAAN, encoded by the coding sequence ATGGTAGTGGCGACGGTGTTGCTCTTTGTCTGCGCGGCGGTGTATCTGAACTGGAAATACGCCGGAAATGTGGCGGATCCCGGTGAGGCGGTGGAGACCAAGACCTTGGGGGAATCCACTCTGGTCAGCAAGACGGAGACCGACGGCGGGCCCACGGACGAGGCGGCGGTCTACGGGGAGGGTTCCGATTACTTTGCAACGGCCCGGCTGACCCGTCAGCAGGCTCGGGACAACGCACTGAACCTGCTCAAGGAGGCGTCTGAGGAGGAGTCCGCGGATCAGGAGACGCTGAACGCGGCCTCCGAGGGGATTCAGGCCCTGGCGTCCTACACGCTTCAGGAGGCCCAGATTGAAAACCTGGTCACCGCCAAGGGCTACACAGACTGCGTGGCGTTCATGGGCGCTGAGAGCCTCAGCGTGGTGGTGGCGACTCCCGACGCCGGAGAGCTGAGCGCCCAGGATGTGGCAAAAATTACCGATATCGCCATGACGGAAACCGGGTACAAGGCGGATCAGATCAAAATTATGGCGGCAAATTAG
- a CDS encoding stage III sporulation protein AF produces MIEALRSWLTGIVAATVLVSLVESIIPEGSIRKIARFTGGLALLLVILQPLLQIQPEELSMDYSRWEAEVRSQQADYAAENEKTLRTIIQEKTEAYISDKADELGVRCTPSVKVEGSDPPCPTEVTLSGETSEELAGYIEQELGIPREKQTWKGT; encoded by the coding sequence ATGATTGAGGCGCTGAGAAGCTGGCTGACCGGCATCGTGGCGGCCACGGTGCTGGTGTCGTTGGTGGAGAGCATCATCCCGGAGGGGTCCATCCGGAAGATTGCCCGGTTCACTGGAGGACTGGCCCTTTTGCTGGTGATTCTCCAGCCGCTTCTTCAGATTCAGCCGGAGGAGCTTTCCATGGACTACAGCCGCTGGGAGGCGGAGGTCCGGTCGCAGCAGGCCGATTACGCGGCGGAAAATGAAAAAACGCTCCGGACAATCATACAGGAGAAAACGGAAGCATATATCTCAGACAAAGCGGACGAACTGGGGGTTCGATGCACGCCTTCCGTCAAGGTGGAGGGCTCCGACCCGCCCTGTCCCACGGAGGTGACGCTGAGCGGAGAGACTTCAGAGGAGCTTGCCGGCTACATCGAGCAGGAGTTAGGCATCCCCAGGGAAAAGCAGACCTGGAAAGGAACATGA
- a CDS encoding stage III sporulation protein AB, with product MLRSVGCLLILAGGFWGWYDTVSRWRQELRLVEQMASDLEQMESEIALSLTPMPRLLKKLISHRFTGGFFGAVADRTARGGDLGQAWREEAARYFSGAARRVLMELRLDGDEASVRRHLTWAARQLRQQAQAERNRQKDREKLCTALCASGALFLVILLL from the coding sequence ATGCTGAGGTCAGTTGGATGCCTCCTGATCCTGGCAGGAGGATTTTGGGGCTGGTACGACACGGTGAGTCGGTGGCGGCAGGAGCTGCGGCTGGTGGAGCAGATGGCGTCGGATTTGGAACAGATGGAAAGTGAGATTGCCCTTTCCCTGACGCCCATGCCCCGGCTGCTGAAAAAGCTGATTTCCCACCGCTTCACCGGCGGCTTTTTTGGCGCCGTCGCCGACCGGACCGCCCGGGGCGGAGATTTGGGACAGGCCTGGCGGGAAGAGGCGGCCCGTTACTTTTCAGGCGCGGCCCGGCGGGTTTTGATGGAGCTGCGGCTGGACGGGGACGAGGCCAGCGTGCGCAGGCATCTCACCTGGGCGGCCCGGCAGCTGCGCCAGCAGGCCCAGGCGGAGCGAAACCGGCAGAAGGACAGAGAAAAGCTCTGCACGGCGCTGTGCGCTTCCGGAGCGCTGTTTCTTGTGATCCTGCTGCTTTGA
- a CDS encoding stage III sporulation protein AA, with translation MTCFQQAAECLPMRLRTQVNHLPEEVKRQAEEFRLRVGRPLSILTPEGEQRPWNEQVSGEDLETVVNMATEFSRYSAVESMRNGYLSARGGCRIGLCGTAVLRDGVNTNLRDLTSVAIRIAREKIGIAEPLMPQLFEEGTFQSTLILAPPGGGKTTLLRDMVRCLSNGGEGRPSHRVSVVDERGEIAVCCQGEPQMDMGNCTDVLDGCPKAMGIPMVMRAMNPQIIAVDEITMEEDIRAMASAANCGVSLLATIHASGTEELMQKPLFHQLLNARVFDRAVLIRCKGTERVYQVEELPC, from the coding sequence ATGACATGCTTTCAGCAGGCGGCGGAGTGCCTGCCCATGCGCCTGCGGACCCAGGTGAACCACCTGCCTGAAGAGGTCAAGCGGCAGGCAGAGGAATTTCGGCTGCGGGTGGGCCGTCCCCTGTCCATATTGACGCCGGAGGGGGAACAGCGGCCATGGAATGAGCAGGTGAGCGGGGAGGATTTGGAGACGGTGGTCAATATGGCCACGGAATTCTCCCGCTACTCCGCGGTGGAATCGATGCGCAACGGATACCTGAGCGCCAGAGGCGGCTGCCGGATCGGGCTTTGCGGCACAGCGGTTCTGCGGGACGGCGTCAACACCAACCTGCGGGATCTGACCTCCGTGGCCATCCGCATCGCAAGGGAGAAGATCGGGATCGCCGAGCCGCTCATGCCTCAGCTCTTTGAGGAGGGCACATTCCAAAGCACTCTGATCCTGGCGCCGCCGGGAGGGGGAAAGACCACGCTGCTGCGGGACATGGTCCGGTGCCTCTCCAACGGAGGGGAGGGGCGGCCATCCCATCGGGTCAGCGTGGTGGACGAGCGGGGGGAGATCGCGGTGTGCTGCCAGGGGGAGCCGCAGATGGATATGGGGAACTGTACGGATGTGCTGGACGGCTGCCCCAAGGCCATGGGCATCCCTATGGTAATGCGGGCCATGAATCCGCAGATCATCGCCGTGGATGAGATCACCATGGAGGAGGATATCCGGGCCATGGCCTCCGCGGCCAACTGCGGTGTTTCCCTCCTGGCCACGATCCATGCCTCAGGGACGGAGGAGCTCATGCAAAAGCCCCTCTTTCACCAGCTTTTGAACGCGCGGGTATTTGACCGGGCGGTCCTCATCCGCTGCAAGGGAACGGAACGCGTCTACCAGGTGGAAGAACTGCCATGCTGA
- a CDS encoding Asp23/Gls24 family envelope stress response protein has product MSDNKEYMTHLEEGGSINISEDVVAAIAVSAAREVEGVAGMMSTSAGNVSELMKKGLAKGVKLDVAEDAISLELYLNVSYGHAIPEVAENVQKAVASAVEAMTGFSVSTVNVHVTGISL; this is encoded by the coding sequence ATGAGCGATAACAAAGAATATATGACCCATCTGGAAGAGGGCGGAAGTATCAATATTTCCGAGGATGTGGTTGCCGCCATCGCCGTGTCCGCCGCCCGTGAGGTCGAGGGCGTGGCCGGCATGATGTCCACCAGTGCCGGGAACGTGTCGGAACTGATGAAAAAAGGTCTGGCCAAAGGCGTTAAGCTGGACGTCGCCGAGGATGCCATCTCCCTGGAGCTGTATCTCAATGTCTCCTACGGCCACGCCATTCCCGAGGTGGCTGAAAACGTTCAGAAGGCCGTGGCCTCCGCCGTGGAGGCGATGACCGGATTTTCTGTGAGCACCGTGAACGTTCATGTGACCGGGATCAGCCTGTAA
- a CDS encoding stage III sporulation protein AG: protein MKANKKDAVRSLWDRYKYVVLVILAGVALLAWPSGSREKEGPAAAPATAEEPTLEQTEERMQSILSKISGAGNLTLMLTLDSTGEKALAQDTELSYSGATEAPEDYQRRSETVVLSESGGGEGAIITKSTCPVYRGALVVCEGGANPEVKLALTQAVAALTGLSSDRITVVRCQ, encoded by the coding sequence ATGAAGGCAAACAAAAAAGACGCGGTGCGATCGCTGTGGGACCGCTACAAATATGTAGTGCTGGTGATTCTGGCCGGTGTGGCGCTGCTTGCCTGGCCCTCGGGGAGCCGGGAAAAGGAGGGGCCCGCCGCCGCCCCGGCAACAGCGGAGGAGCCCACACTGGAGCAGACGGAGGAGCGGATGCAGTCTATCCTCTCAAAGATCAGCGGCGCGGGGAACCTGACGCTGATGCTCACGCTGGACTCCACAGGGGAAAAGGCCCTGGCCCAGGATACAGAGCTGAGCTACAGCGGGGCAACGGAGGCTCCGGAGGATTACCAGCGCCGCTCGGAGACTGTGGTGCTCTCGGAGAGCGGCGGGGGAGAAGGAGCGATCATCACAAAAAGCACCTGCCCGGTTTACCGGGGAGCGCTGGTGGTTTGTGAGGGCGGAGCAAACCCGGAGGTAAAGTTGGCGCTCACCCAGGCGGTGGCCGCCCTGACCGGGCTGAGCTCAGATCGGATTACGGTGGTCAGATGTCAGTGA
- a CDS encoding stage III sporulation protein AE — MLCTSTAAAEIPDNLTDAAPEQKLLEGMDFGGAGALNEGIGRMGQAVQDQLGTILRSRVRNLVLLLMVVLLCGLTDGFFQGTASSRIRNFVPMAGALSITLLSAGSIDSLIGLGAGTIEELNQFSKALLPTLAAATAACGSVGTATVHQVATVFFVDLLLNLINGILIPMTYLYIGALTAGVMLPDYPLGGIAEMLKKVITWILSGALLIFTAYLGVGHIISGAADALSVRVARTAISGMVPVVGGIISEASETVLAGAGMLKNTIGIFGMLVVMATCLAPFLQLGVQYLLYKLAAFASGAVGIAPLVKLLNGLGGAFGLVLGMTGSCALLLLISLLSSVAAVIP, encoded by the coding sequence ATGCTCTGCACGTCAACCGCGGCTGCGGAGATTCCCGACAATCTGACGGACGCCGCCCCTGAGCAGAAGCTCTTGGAGGGCATGGACTTTGGCGGAGCAGGCGCCCTCAATGAGGGGATCGGACGCATGGGACAGGCTGTGCAGGATCAGCTGGGGACCATACTGCGTTCCCGGGTGCGGAACCTGGTGCTGCTGCTGATGGTGGTGCTGCTGTGCGGCCTGACGGACGGTTTTTTTCAGGGTACGGCCAGCAGCCGAATCCGGAACTTTGTGCCCATGGCCGGGGCGCTGTCCATTACGCTGCTCTCCGCCGGGAGCATCGACTCGCTCATCGGCCTGGGCGCCGGGACCATTGAGGAGCTCAACCAGTTTTCCAAGGCGCTGCTGCCCACCCTGGCGGCGGCGACGGCGGCCTGCGGGTCGGTGGGGACCGCCACGGTGCATCAGGTGGCCACCGTGTTTTTTGTGGACCTGCTGCTCAATCTGATCAACGGCATTCTCATCCCCATGACCTACCTGTACATAGGGGCGCTGACCGCCGGGGTGATGCTGCCGGATTACCCGTTGGGGGGGATCGCGGAGATGCTGAAAAAGGTGATCACCTGGATTCTCAGCGGCGCGCTGTTGATCTTTACCGCCTATTTGGGCGTGGGGCACATCATCTCCGGCGCCGCCGACGCGCTGAGCGTCCGGGTGGCCAGGACCGCCATCTCCGGGATGGTCCCGGTGGTGGGCGGCATCATCTCCGAGGCTTCGGAAACGGTGCTGGCCGGCGCCGGCATGCTGAAAAACACCATCGGCATCTTCGGCATGCTGGTGGTGATGGCCACCTGTCTTGCCCCATTTTTGCAGTTAGGTGTGCAGTACCTCCTCTATAAACTGGCGGCCTTTGCCTCCGGCGCGGTGGGAATAGCGCCGCTGGTGAAGCTGCTCAACGGTCTGGGCGGCGCCTTTGGCCTGGTGTTGGGGATGACCGGTTCCTGCGCGCTGCTGCTGCTGATCTCCCTCCTCTCCTCCGTGGCGGCGGTGATCCCATGA
- a CDS encoding stage III sporulation AC/AD family protein, which produces MAQVAVLCIVGAVLGLLMKKNAPETALLLTLAVGAVILLCLLQDAGEILEFLQELTEETAVPQAVFTPLLKTVGIALVAKVGSDLCRDAGESALASLTETAGAICAILAALPLLRSVIKLLLELL; this is translated from the coding sequence ATGGCCCAGGTGGCAGTCCTGTGCATCGTCGGCGCCGTACTGGGACTGCTGATGAAGAAAAACGCGCCGGAGACGGCGCTGCTCCTGACGCTGGCGGTGGGCGCGGTGATCCTGCTCTGCCTGCTGCAGGACGCGGGAGAGATACTGGAGTTTTTACAGGAATTGACGGAGGAGACGGCAGTGCCTCAGGCGGTATTTACGCCGCTTCTGAAAACCGTCGGCATCGCCCTGGTGGCGAAAGTGGGAAGCGACCTCTGCCGGGATGCGGGCGAGTCGGCCCTGGCCTCTTTGACGGAGACGGCGGGCGCCATCTGCGCCATCCTTGCTGCGCTGCCCCTGCTGCGGTCGGTGATCAAGCTGCTGCTGGAGTTATTATGA
- the spoIIIAC gene encoding stage III sporulation protein AC — translation MDVDLIFKIAAIGILVAVLNQLLIRSGREEQGLMVVLAGLVIVLMMLVQKISDLFELVKTLFHF, via the coding sequence ATGGATGTGGATTTGATCTTTAAAATTGCGGCGATTGGCATTTTGGTGGCGGTTCTCAATCAACTGCTGATTCGCTCCGGCCGGGAGGAGCAGGGGCTGATGGTGGTGCTGGCCGGGCTGGTGATTGTCCTGATGATGCTGGTGCAAAAGATCAGTGACCTCTTTGAACTGGTCAAGACACTGTTCCACTTTTAG